The genomic region GATGTAGGCGGCTATATCAACGCCTATACCTCGCGCGAAGTCACCGCCTATTACGCGCGCGTGTTGGAGCAAGATGTGCCCCTTGCCCTTGATATGATTGCCGATATCGTGCTGAACCCTGTGTTTGATCCCCGCGAGATCGAGGTTGAGCGGGGCGTCATCCTGCAAGAAATCGGTCAGGCGAATGACACGCCTGATGATGTAATTTTCGACTGGCTTCAGGAAACGGCCTATCCCAACCAACCGCTTGGGCGCACCATTCTTGGCCCCAGTGAGCGGGTACGCGGCTTTGGTCGCGAGGATTTCGGCCAATTCGTGACCGAACATTATGGCCCCGATCAGATGATCCTATCGGCCGCAGGGGCGGTGGATCATGCGCAGATCGTGCGACTGGCCGAAGAGAATTTTGGCCATTTACCCTCACGCCGCGCGGCCCCAGCACCTTTGGCGCAATTTGCAGGCGGAGAATTCCGCAAGGTCAAGAAACTGGAACAGGCCCATATTGCGATGGCCTTTGAAACACCTGGATATCGGTCTGACGACATCTATACCGCGCAGATTTACGCAAGCGCGCTTGGCGGGGGCATGTCCTCGCGCCTTTTCCAAGAACTGCGCGAAAAGCGTGGCCTGTGCTATTCGATTTTTGCCCAAGTGGGGGCCTTTGATGAAACGGGCCTTCTTACCATTTACGCAGGCACGGGCGGTAAGGATGTGGGGGATTTGGCGCTTTTGAGCATGGATGAGATCAAGCGCGCCGCGAGTGATTTGAACCAAGCCGAGCTTGATCGTGCGCGCGCGCAGATGAAAGCGGGGCTTTTGATGGGGCTTGAAAGCCCATCTTCCCGCGCTGAACGTCTGGCACGGGTTTTGGCCATCTGGGATCGTGTGCCGCCCCTAGAGGAAACTGTGGCGCGGATTGATGCGGTCAGCCTTGCGCATATTTGTGACTTTGGCGCAGGGATTGCCGAAAGCGGCGCGCTTGCCTTGGCGCTTTATGGGCCCGTCAGCAAAGCGCCTGATTACGCGCAATTGACGCAGCGTTTGGCGGCTTGATGCTGAGGCGGCGGCCGAAACTTGCCATTGAAACCGAGCGCATGACCCTGCGCCTGCCTCTGCATGAGGATTATCGCCATTGGGCGGGATTGCGTGAAGCGTCAGCCGCCTTTCTGCAGCCATGGGAGCCTGCTTGGTCATCGGATCATCTGACCCGAAAAAGCTTTTCTGCGCGGGTCTATTGGGCACAGCGTGCCTCATCGGAAGAAAGCGCGCTGCCGCTGTTTTTGATCCGCCGCGAAGACCAACGCCTGCTTGGCGCGGTCACATTGGACAATATTCGCCGTGGCCCCGCGCAGGCGGGAACGATTGGCTATTGGATTGGGCAGCCATATGCGCGCAACGGATATATGCGCGAGGCGGTGGTGGCCTTGATCCACTATGCTTTTACCCGTCTTGATCTGTCCCGTATCGAAAGCGCCTGTTTGCCTGAAAACACCCCTTCCCGTGGTCTTTTGGAGAAATGCGGCTATAAATATGAGGGGGTCGCGCAAAGCTATTTGCAGATCAATGGGCGCTGGCGCAATCATGTGCTTTACGCCAATTTGCGCAGTGACCGCCGTGGCCGCACCGAAGTGGGCTAAGGCTTTGTGGGTGTAAGGGGGACAGGCGTGACAGCTTCATCAAAACTTGACGCGGTGAAGGGCGATTTGCCCGCAGATATCTGGCGCGAGGCGACCCCGAACTATCTCGAAGAACCGCGAGGGCGGTGGCAGGGCAAAGCTGCGGCTGTTTTGGCACCGCGCTCTACCGAGGAGGTTGCTTTGGCCCTGCGCGCCTGTGCGGCGCATCGGGTGGCGGTGATCCCCTATGGCGGCGGCACGGGCTTGGTCGGTGGGCAGCTGTCTGAAAATTTTGATCATGGCGTGATTTTATCACTCGAGCGGATGCGCGCGATCCGCGCGATGGACGAAGATGGGCGCAGCCTAACCGTTGAGGCGGGTGTTATCTTGGCTGATATTCACGCGACCGCGCAAAAGGCGGGGCTGCTTTTCCCCTTAAGCCTTGCAAGCCAAGGATCGGCGCGCATAGGCGGCCTTTTGGCGACCAATGCGGGCGGGGTGAATGTTCTGCGTTATGGCAATGCACGGGATTTGGTTTTGGGCATTGAGGCGGTGATGCCCGATGGCAGCATTTTTCACGGGCTGTCGCCTCTGCGTAAAGATAACACGGGCTATGATCTGCGCCATTTGTTGATTGGCTCTGAGGGCACATTGGGCATCATTACAGCGGCCAGTTTGCGGCTTTTCCCTGAGCCTGCGGCACAAGGCGCGGCCCTGATGGCGGTGCCCGATCCACGCGCGGCCCTGTCTTTGTTGCGAATGACGCAGGATATGGTGGGCGAGGGGCTTTCGGCCTTTGAATTGATGCACCGCCAAGGGTTTGATTTCTTGGCCGAGGTCGGGCCAGATTTGCGTCAACCTTTTGATGACATCCCCGAATGGTGCGTCTTGATCGATTTGGGCCTTGGCGCGGGGCAAGATCCCGCCGCGCTTTTGGAGGGGCTATTTGCCCGTGCTTTTGAGGCGGATTTGGTCAGTGATGGGGTGATTGCCCAATCCATGGCGCAGCGGGATGATTTCTGGGCCTTGCGCGAAAACATACCCGAGGCCAATCGGCGCATCGGCGCGGTCAGTTCCCATGACATCTCTTTGCCCGTGGGGCTGGTGCCGCAATTCATTGCTGACATTCCTGCGCGCATCGCCGAGATCGGGGATTTCCGCCATAATTGCTTTGGCCATATGGGGGATGGGAATTTGCATTACAACATCTTCCCCATGCCAGGCAAAACGCGTGCGGATCATCTGGCCGAGCGCGATGTGATCAAGCGCGCCATGCATGATCTGGTGCATGAGATGGGCGGATCCGTATCTGCCGAACATGGGATCGGGCGGCTTAAGGTCGATGACCTTGAACGCTATGGCGACCCTGCCAAATTGGCCGCCATGCGCGCGATCAAGGCCGCGCTTGACCCGCAAGGCATCATGAACCCTGGTGCCGTGCTGCGCAGCAACGCAGGCTAAGGGCGTTTATTCCTCGGGCGGGATTAGGCGCAATTCGCCTGCCTCCTCCAAGTCACGGATCGCGGCAATGACGCTGTTCATTGCGGCCTCCCCTTCCTCAAGGCGCGGGGTCTCGCGGGCATTGGCATCTTCGCGGATTTGTTCGGCCAAGCGCTTGGACATATTGCCAAGCAAGAACTCCACCACTGCAGGGCAGGATTTCAAACCAGCGGCCAAGGCGGTCAGCATGGTTTCACCATCCACTCTACGCATAACCTTGGCCACATCTTTGGCATCCAAACGGCGTGGAATATGCTCGAAGGTAAAGATGGCGCGCTTCACATCCTCGCCGAAGGCGGCGTCGCGTTCCATCAACCCTTTGAGGATCGCCTCGCGCGCTGTGCCGCGCGCAGCGTTGAGCATGGCCCCAACACGTTCGACTGCGGATGCCT from Rhodobacterales bacterium HKCCA1288 harbors:
- a CDS encoding insulinase family protein; translated protein: MSVEMHQLSNGLRVITERMEGLQSAAIGVWVSAGGRHERVEQNGIAHFLEHMAFKGTKRRSALQIAEEIEDVGGYINAYTSREVTAYYARVLEQDVPLALDMIADIVLNPVFDPREIEVERGVILQEIGQANDTPDDVIFDWLQETAYPNQPLGRTILGPSERVRGFGREDFGQFVTEHYGPDQMILSAAGAVDHAQIVRLAEENFGHLPSRRAAPAPLAQFAGGEFRKVKKLEQAHIAMAFETPGYRSDDIYTAQIYASALGGGMSSRLFQELREKRGLCYSIFAQVGAFDETGLLTIYAGTGGKDVGDLALLSMDEIKRAASDLNQAELDRARAQMKAGLLMGLESPSSRAERLARVLAIWDRVPPLEETVARIDAVSLAHICDFGAGIAESGALALALYGPVSKAPDYAQLTQRLAA
- a CDS encoding GNAT family N-acetyltransferase, with the protein product MLRRRPKLAIETERMTLRLPLHEDYRHWAGLREASAAFLQPWEPAWSSDHLTRKSFSARVYWAQRASSEESALPLFLIRREDQRLLGAVTLDNIRRGPAQAGTIGYWIGQPYARNGYMREAVVALIHYAFTRLDLSRIESACLPENTPSRGLLEKCGYKYEGVAQSYLQINGRWRNHVLYANLRSDRRGRTEVG
- a CDS encoding FAD-binding oxidoreductase; translated protein: MTASSKLDAVKGDLPADIWREATPNYLEEPRGRWQGKAAAVLAPRSTEEVALALRACAAHRVAVIPYGGGTGLVGGQLSENFDHGVILSLERMRAIRAMDEDGRSLTVEAGVILADIHATAQKAGLLFPLSLASQGSARIGGLLATNAGGVNVLRYGNARDLVLGIEAVMPDGSIFHGLSPLRKDNTGYDLRHLLIGSEGTLGIITAASLRLFPEPAAQGAALMAVPDPRAALSLLRMTQDMVGEGLSAFELMHRQGFDFLAEVGPDLRQPFDDIPEWCVLIDLGLGAGQDPAALLEGLFARAFEADLVSDGVIAQSMAQRDDFWALRENIPEANRRIGAVSSHDISLPVGLVPQFIADIPARIAEIGDFRHNCFGHMGDGNLHYNIFPMPGKTRADHLAERDVIKRAMHDLVHEMGGSVSAEHGIGRLKVDDLERYGDPAKLAAMRAIKAALDPQGIMNPGAVLRSNAG